A region of Halalkaliarchaeum desulfuricum DNA encodes the following proteins:
- a CDS encoding MinD/ParA family ATP-binding protein — MLAVAGGKGGSGKTTTTLGLARAHPEEVLAADLDWDMPNLHAIAGVDRRAVGGEGDLWGPDWPGRSRVGEFDCEVLPAPSPADGERVDVLSGLTRVQGAEPPVLLDCPCGVAPDAVKPLSLADRTVIVTTLCRASVRGAVKTAAASRAVGTPVAGVIATRTTAAGSRLESLLDAPVLATVPETDDRPLSSPVVRESYARAIDNLEPEKPPDYQTCKTRNNS, encoded by the coding sequence ATGCTCGCTGTCGCCGGCGGAAAGGGAGGATCGGGGAAGACGACCACGACGCTCGGGCTGGCACGGGCCCATCCGGAGGAGGTTCTGGCCGCCGATCTCGACTGGGACATGCCGAACCTCCACGCGATTGCCGGCGTGGACCGGAGGGCCGTCGGAGGTGAGGGTGATCTCTGGGGACCAGACTGGCCGGGGCGCAGTCGCGTCGGGGAGTTCGACTGCGAGGTGCTTCCGGCCCCTTCCCCTGCCGACGGCGAACGGGTCGACGTGTTGTCCGGACTGACCAGAGTGCAGGGAGCCGAGCCGCCAGTGCTTTTGGACTGTCCCTGCGGTGTCGCCCCCGACGCGGTGAAGCCGCTGTCGCTCGCCGATCGAACGGTGATCGTCACGACGCTGTGTCGCGCAAGCGTCAGGGGGGCGGTGAAGACTGCAGCGGCCTCCAGGGCGGTGGGTACGCCGGTGGCCGGCGTGATCGCGACGCGGACGACGGCCGCCGGCTCCCGGCTCGAATCGCTGCTGGACGCCCCCGTCCTGGCGACGGTCCCGGAAACCGACGACCGGCCGCTTTCGTCACCGGTCGTTCGGGAGTCGTATGCCCGGGCCATCGACAATCTGGAACCCGAAAAACCGCCCGATTATCAGACGTGCAAAACCAGGAACAACAGTTAA